The nucleotide window CGTAGACTGTGGCAAAGTGCGCATTGGGCACCATGTCGCGAGCTATCTTCGCGGTCTTGCCGGTGTCGACCAGATCGTCGATCAGCAGCCAGCCTTCCCCGTCGTTCTGGACATTCTTAATGATATTGGCTTCGCCCTGACTCTGCCAGTCGTAGCTGGCGAGACAGATGGTGTCCACGAGCCTGATGTCCAGCTCGCGAGCGATAATGGCGGCCGGGACGAGTCCTCCGCGCGTAATGGCGATGATGCCCTTCCAGGGGCCATGCTCCACAAGACGCCACGACAAGGCTCGGCAATCCCGGTGCAACTGTTCCCAGGAAACCGGGAACATTTTCTTGTATCTCTCGCTGTTGGACACGCTCGTTCTCCCCCGTATGATTATCGGAAAGGGGGGTTATTATTCTTTTTTGCTCTGATTATCAAGAGCGCAGGCACGCCCCTTGTAATCAAAAATGAAATGCAGCGTCTTGCGCACGGTATCGGAAAAAAGTTTCTCGGAAAGAACGCTGCCGCCGATACGTTTGGTGATCTCGGTCAGTGTGGGATACGGGTGTACCGCCCCTGCAAGATCGGTCAGCCCCACCTTGCCGTTGAGCGCAGCCACCCACTCTCCTGAAAGTTCGCCCGCGTGCGCACCGCATATCTGAACGCCGACCGGCCTGCCCTTTTTGTCCAGCAACAGTTTGAGACAGCCTTCCTCTTCGCCTTCTGCAAGAGCCCTGTCGTTGCCCGAGAACCACTCACGGCGCACCGAATATTCAATCCCCGCCGCCTTGGCCCGCTCCTCGTTCATGCCGACAGAGGCAAGCTCCGGATCGGTGTATGTGCAGTGCGGCAGCCATTTGTAATCCGCCTTACGCGGCAGCCGGAAAACCGCATTCGAAATGACGATGCCACCTTCATACCCGGCCGCATGAGTGAACTGATTTCTGCCGGTAACGTCCCCGGCCGCGTATATATGCTTGACGGCGGTGCGCATTCGGTCATCCACGAGAACACCTTTGCGGTCGAACTCCACCCCGACCTTTTCCAGATTGAGCCCCCCTATGTTCGGCCTTCGCCCGAGCGCGACCAACAGCCGCTCCGAGTGCAGTGAGAATTCGTCGCCACCCTGCTCGTATACGACCTCGAACCCGGCATCGCCGTGAAGAACTTCCTTCAAGGACGTTCCGAGTTCGAAGCGGACCCCGTCACGTTCCATGGAGCCCTTTACAAAGGCTGCCATGTCCGCGTCCTCGCGGGTCAGAATTCGGTCACTGCGCTGAATGACGGTGACGTACGTGCCGAGCCGGGCAAAGGCCTGAGCCATCTCGCAGGCAATGGGGCCGCCGCCGAGCACGGTCAGGGAAGCCGGGAGTTCCTGAAGCGAAAAAATATCCTTGTTGGTCCAGTACGGCACGCGATCCAGCCCGGTAACCGACGGCGCGGAAGGAGAAGAGCCTGTGGCAATGACCCAGCGATCAGCCGTGACAGGCCCCTTGCCGTAATCGACGGTATGTTCATCCACGAAGCTCGCCTCGCCATAGTCCACCTTCACACCGAGCGAGCAGAAACGCTCTTCGGAATCATGCTCCTGAATCCGGTCTATGACCGAACGAATGCGATCCGAGACCGACCGCATATCCACAGGCGGCGGATTCACGCCGGGCAGCCCCCACTTTTGCCCATTCTTCATCTGATGGTAGACTTTGGCGCTCTTGATGAGCGTCTTGCTCGGGACGCATCCATAATGAAGACAGTCACCGCCCAGCTTTTCCTCTCGTTCGATCAACAGAACCTTCACGCCAAGCTGGGCTGCGCCGGAAGCCACGGTAAGGCCAGCCGCGCCACCGCCTAGTATGCCGATATCGTAGTCGCGGTCCGCCATTCTCAATCTCCACTCTGCAAAAGATGAAACGCCGCCTGAGCCGCACCATGCAAGCCCGCAAGCGGGTCGGCGTTAAGGCGCACCCGGATGGCTCGCATGTACTGCGTATAATCGTCCCGCCCGAAAAAGCTCTCCTGAAAGGCAACGGAACGCACCAGTTCGGGGCTATGCGAGGCCACCCCGCCGCAGATGACCAGTCCGCCCGTGGCGTTGGATGAAAGCACCCAGTTGCGGCAGGCGCGCCCATAGAACTTGGAAAACGTTTCAGCCACAGGACCGTCCGGGTCCAGCCGCTCCCCTGCCTGTTCCGGGGTGACGGTTTCTCCCGTCAAAAACTCGTGCAACAACGCCAGACCGTTTCCGCTGACCATGTCGTCCCCCACGCTTGGACAGCGTCCACCGCGTCGCCTGACGAACTCGGAGAACCAGAGTTCCTCTTCGTCGAGCAAAGGAAACACCGCATGTCCCGCTTCGGAAAGCATGGGCAACCACCCTTCAGGATACTGTAGAATGGCAGCGTGTCCCAAGCCGGTTCCAGCGCCAATGACCGCAAGTGTTCCGGCGGGATCAGGGTCTCCGGTATGGAGAAGCTCCGCACGTTGCATCAGGGGCGTCATACAGGCCCGGGCCTGCGCTTCGAAATCATTGATCAATCGACACCGTCCAGACCACGGGCCAGCGTCGTGAAGATCGGCATCCCAAGGGATGTTGGGCAAAACAGCCTTCTCGCCCCGCACGGGACCGGGAACTGCGAAAACCGCTGCATCAACTTCATCCGGCCCTGCGGGAAATCCCATTCCCGCGGCCTTGCCCAACAACTCGGAGAACGATTCCGCCTCAACCACCGGCATCCGCTGCGCACGAACCAGCTCGGCCCCTGCCGCATCCCCGCGGAAAAGGCCGAATCTGGCGGAAGTACCGCCCACATCGGCAACGAAGACACTCTTGAAACTGGTTTTCTGCATGAACTACCCGATTAGCATATCCGGCCAGAAAGCGAAACTTCCGGCAGATAATGAAACGTCAGCGTCTGCATGAAACAAAAACGGCCCGTCGTTCAGGACGACGGGCCGTAATGGTCAACAGTGCGGAGCCGATTTCAAGAAGAGTGTTAGACGGCCTCGGCTAGAGGCTCGTCATTCCCACTCCTCTTTTCGGAGCGGGATTCTTCCGGCTCCATCTGTTCGGCTTCGGCAGCCTCCTGCTTGCGTCTCTGGATATACTTGCGGGTGATTCCACGCAGAACTTCCACGTTGCCGCTGCGCTCTTCGGGCGGCAGGAAGGAGGCAAGCTTGCGCTCAAGCTTGTACGGGTTCTGTTCCTTGGCGATGGCCACCACACCTTCGAGAATAAGCTTCTGATTCAGCAGTTCATTGCGCGTGGCATCGTTGATCCTGTCGGCCACGGGAGCAAAAAACAGGTTGCCGATGACCAATCCGTACAGGGTGGAAATGAGCGCGACGGGAATGTGCGTCAAAATCGCGGCAGTGTCGTTTAGGCCCATGAGCATCCCCACAAGACCTATAACGCTGCCCGCTACCCCGAAGGCCGGAGCGAGGCGCGCCATGGTGCGGAAAACACGCTCACAGCGTTCCTGTCGCAGCTTGAAGAAATGCATCTCCGCGCTCAGGCAGTCGCGCATTTCCTCTTCGGAATAATTGTCCACGAGCAGTATCAAACCGCTCTTGAGAAAAGAACTGGTGGCCTCGTGCTCCTTTTTTTCCAGCGAGAGCAAACCATCTATCTTGCTCTTGACGGAAAGGTCCAACAGAGTCCTGACGATTTCTCCGTGCGTGGCCGAGTCCGCGGAATAGGAACGGGCCGCAGCGGAGAACGCCTCCCGCAGGCGCGAGAGCGGATTGCCGAGCATCATCGCGGCCGCGACCCCGGAACTCACCACCATGAAGGCGGCGAGATTCAGGTAGACTGTCGCGCTCCCCGAAAGCAGAAAACTCCCGAGGAAGACGAGCAGGCACACGCCGGTAATCAATGCGCTTTTCATGTTCATGTATGCTTCCTCCCTATCTCGTCACCATTATGATTTCCACGCGGCGATTCAGATCCGCGCTATCTTCCAGATATGCGGGCACGTCGGGGGAATGCGCCCCTCGCCCGGTCACGGCGATGCGTTCAGGTCGCATCCCGTAGCGTCCGATCAATCGTTCCGCGACGGACTCCGCCCTTCCTGCTGACAGGCTGAACCCGCTCTTTCCTTCGAGTTCCGTTGCGGCGGCATACCCAACAACCATGACGTTTCCCTGGGTGGTGCGCAGAATGCTGCCGATCTCGTCGAGGTATTCGTCCGCCCCGCTCAGCAACGATTCACCGCCGGGAGCGAAAAAGATGTCCCCGCGCATGATCACACGCATGGAATCCCCTTCACGCAACACGGTCACGGCATTATCGCGAGCTTTGAAGACCACTTCGCCCTGATAACCTGCGGGACCATTGACCGCATTGGACGAGTCGGCCAGCCCGCTCAAGTTGCCGATAAGACCAAGCAACGGGTCGATGGAGTTGGTCTCCTTTGCCCGCTCGGCTGTGTCGGGACTGAACAGGACCTTGAGTTCCGCCTTGTTGCCCGCATACACGAACAGCACGGTGAAAAGAACGAACATGACCATCATCAGGTCCGCCCAGGATGTGGCCCAATCCCCTCCCTGCTCCTGCAAGGCAGAAGCTTCCAGAGGATCGCCCTTCATGTCGGAGAAATATTCCTTCATCTGTACTCCGCTGGTTTTTCACCCGGACTGAAGCAAATATTCTGCCAAAACAACAACAGCCTAAAACTACTGACAATAAGTCAAAGGGAAGCATCGACAATGATCTCAGCGGCGGTTTTCCGACACTGCCGGCGCATTGACTCCGCTCATGTTTCCGGTAATGAAGCGCGCATGGAAAACAATCAGCATCCCGGCCCGTTCAGGGCGGAAAAGACGATCATTCTCGGCTCGGCATCCCCCAGACGGCGCGAACTGCTGGAAAATCTGGGCATCGAATTTTCGGTTGCCCCCAGCGACGCCGATGAACCCAGTCCGGAAGCAGGCGAATCCCCGGCGGCGTACGCGGTTCGAATGGCCGAAGCCAAGGCGCACGAGGTGGCCGGACGCCACTCCCAGGCCGTAGTTATTGGTTCGGACACTGTAGTGGCTCTGGAAGGCGAGATCATGGGCAAGCCGGTGGACGACACCGACGCCCTGCGAATGCTCACGGCGCTCTCCGGGCAGACGCACCAGGTGGTCACCGGCGTGGCGGTGGTGTTCCCGGACAGAGATCCCGTGACCTTCGCAGCCGAAACCGAAGTCTGCATGCGCTCGTCCTCCCGCGAGGAACTGCTCTCCTACATTGCTACGGGCGAACCCGGTGACAAGGCCGGGGCCTACGCCATTCAGGGCATCGGCACTTTTCTGGTAACGGAGATTTCCGGTTCGTACACCAACGTCGTCGGCTTGCCTCTGGCGGAATTGCTGGATGTACTGCTGAAGTACGACGTGCTCACATCCCGCTAGATCGGGCAGATCCCCACCGGCGCGTACAGTTCCGCTGACTCGTTTCAAAGCAACACACGGAGAAATGCGAAATGGAGAAAAAGCCCGCCGCCCGCTTGCGCAATACAAACCATCCTCACGAGCCCGCTCCGGAAAAAACGGCTGAAAAAAACACGGAATGGAAGTTTGAACTGCTGGCTCTCTCGGGCTTCAGTCTGTCCGGCCTGTTTTTCATCGTTTCCAGCATACGAAATGGCGACGTGCTTTCTTTGATAGGAAGCGTAGTCTGGGTTGTGTCCTGCCTGTTCTGGATGCTCCCCTACAAAAAGCATTTCTCCAAAGAATCAGCCTGTCGCTCCGGAAAACGGAACTAGACCGGCGGCGTTGTTCCCCCACGGTAATCCCACCGACAAGTGCAACGCCCTTCAGACACAAAGGCCGCACGTGACTATACACTGGAAGCACAGATGAACGAGATAACCATCCGCACCGTCCGCCCCGACGACCTTACAGGCTGCCACACTGTTGAACAGGCCTGCTTTCCGCCCGACGAGGCCGCGGACGAAGACGGCATTCGCACCCGCATTGAACGATTTCCTCAAGGCTTTCTTGTCGCTGAACGCAACGGAATGATCATAGGCCAGATCAACAGCGGCGCCACCCACAAAAACGACATCACCGATGAAGCGTTCAAGAAACTGGTTGGACATTGCAACGATGGGTGCAACGTGGTCATCTTCAGCCTGAGCGTACTCCCGGCGTATCAAGGCAGAGGCATCGCCGCATCACTCATGCGCGAGTTCATCACCGAGGCTCGCAAACAGTCCAGAAAGAGCGTCCTGCTGCTGTGCAAGGATGATCTCATTGACTTCTACGAACGGCTGGGCTTTTGCAACAGAGGCCTTTCCGCCAGCACGCACGGCGGGGCCCGCTGGTACGAGATGGCCCTGCCGGTTTCGGCAAGCTTCGCCGGTTCCGTTGCAAGGAATACTTGACGCCGGGCAGACAAATTGTGTTAATCCTCAGGACAATGCGAATTCGGAGCGAACGATCCAGATAAACGGTCGGTCCACGCATCGAACCAGAAAGGCTGGCAGGACGTTCTTTCGCACAGTATTGCGAAACGCGTCCGGGTTCATACAAACCTCGACAAGGAGCATGACGTGGCAGATCCCAAGGAATATACCCTGTTCAGCGGCGGTGCCAACGGCGCGGAAGCCTTCTTCGGCGAAATGGCGGAACAGTACGGTCTGAACGAGGTCAACTTCACTTTCGACGGACACTCCCCCGCCCGTACACGCGGACTGCGCCCGCTCACCCCGGAGGAACTCGCACGTAAGGACGTCAGCCTGCACTACGTCTCCAACCTGCTGCACCGAAAATTCACCAATGCCAAGCTGATGCGCTCCGTCCTGCAGACCATCATGTATCAGGTCGATAGCAGCCACGAAGTTTTCGTTGTCGGCACCCTGCGCGAGGACGGAACCATCAAGGGCGGCACCGGATGGGGTGCCGAGTTCGCCAAGATCTGCAACAAACCCCTGTACGCCTTCGGCCAGGTCCGCGACGGCTGGTTCAGCTGGAACCACGACAAAGGCGAATGGGACGAATG belongs to Desulfovibrio oxyclinae DSM 11498 and includes:
- the gpt gene encoding xanthine phosphoribosyltransferase, giving the protein MSNSERYKKMFPVSWEQLHRDCRALSWRLVEHGPWKGIIAITRGGLVPAAIIARELDIRLVDTICLASYDWQSQGEANIIKNVQNDGEGWLLIDDLVDTGKTAKIARDMVPNAHFATVYAKPEGRPLVETFITEVSQDTWILFPWDSQPQFIQPIVTLD
- a CDS encoding dihydrolipoyl dehydrogenase family protein, yielding MADRDYDIGILGGGAAGLTVASGAAQLGVKVLLIEREEKLGGDCLHYGCVPSKTLIKSAKVYHQMKNGQKWGLPGVNPPPVDMRSVSDRIRSVIDRIQEHDSEERFCSLGVKVDYGEASFVDEHTVDYGKGPVTADRWVIATGSSPSAPSVTGLDRVPYWTNKDIFSLQELPASLTVLGGGPIACEMAQAFARLGTYVTVIQRSDRILTREDADMAAFVKGSMERDGVRFELGTSLKEVLHGDAGFEVVYEQGGDEFSLHSERLLVALGRRPNIGGLNLEKVGVEFDRKGVLVDDRMRTAVKHIYAAGDVTGRNQFTHAAGYEGGIVISNAVFRLPRKADYKWLPHCTYTDPELASVGMNEERAKAAGIEYSVRREWFSGNDRALAEGEEEGCLKLLLDKKGRPVGVQICGAHAGELSGEWVAALNGKVGLTDLAGAVHPYPTLTEITKRIGGSVLSEKLFSDTVRKTLHFIFDYKGRACALDNQSKKE
- a CDS encoding glucokinase, coding for MQKTSFKSVFVADVGGTSARFGLFRGDAAGAELVRAQRMPVVEAESFSELLGKAAGMGFPAGPDEVDAAVFAVPGPVRGEKAVLPNIPWDADLHDAGPWSGRCRLINDFEAQARACMTPLMQRAELLHTGDPDPAGTLAVIGAGTGLGHAAILQYPEGWLPMLSEAGHAVFPLLDEEELWFSEFVRRRGGRCPSVGDDMVSGNGLALLHEFLTGETVTPEQAGERLDPDGPVAETFSKFYGRACRNWVLSSNATGGLVICGGVASHSPELVRSVAFQESFFGRDDYTQYMRAIRVRLNADPLAGLHGAAQAAFHLLQSGD
- a CDS encoding motility protein A encodes the protein MNMKSALITGVCLLVFLGSFLLSGSATVYLNLAAFMVVSSGVAAAMMLGNPLSRLREAFSAAARSYSADSATHGEIVRTLLDLSVKSKIDGLLSLEKKEHEATSSFLKSGLILLVDNYSEEEMRDCLSAEMHFFKLRQERCERVFRTMARLAPAFGVAGSVIGLVGMLMGLNDTAAILTHIPVALISTLYGLVIGNLFFAPVADRINDATRNELLNQKLILEGVVAIAKEQNPYKLERKLASFLPPEERSGNVEVLRGITRKYIQRRKQEAAEAEQMEPEESRSEKRSGNDEPLAEAV
- a CDS encoding OmpA/MotB family protein, which encodes MKEYFSDMKGDPLEASALQEQGGDWATSWADLMMVMFVLFTVLFVYAGNKAELKVLFSPDTAERAKETNSIDPLLGLIGNLSGLADSSNAVNGPAGYQGEVVFKARDNAVTVLREGDSMRVIMRGDIFFAPGGESLLSGADEYLDEIGSILRTTQGNVMVVGYAAATELEGKSGFSLSAGRAESVAERLIGRYGMRPERIAVTGRGAHSPDVPAYLEDSADLNRRVEIIMVTR
- a CDS encoding Maf family protein encodes the protein MENNQHPGPFRAEKTIILGSASPRRRELLENLGIEFSVAPSDADEPSPEAGESPAAYAVRMAEAKAHEVAGRHSQAVVIGSDTVVALEGEIMGKPVDDTDALRMLTALSGQTHQVVTGVAVVFPDRDPVTFAAETEVCMRSSSREELLSYIATGEPGDKAGAYAIQGIGTFLVTEISGSYTNVVGLPLAELLDVLLKYDVLTSR
- a CDS encoding GNAT family N-acetyltransferase, coding for MNEITIRTVRPDDLTGCHTVEQACFPPDEAADEDGIRTRIERFPQGFLVAERNGMIIGQINSGATHKNDITDEAFKKLVGHCNDGCNVVIFSLSVLPAYQGRGIAASLMREFITEARKQSRKSVLLLCKDDLIDFYERLGFCNRGLSASTHGGARWYEMALPVSASFAGSVARNT